A single region of the Malus sylvestris chromosome 8, drMalSylv7.2, whole genome shotgun sequence genome encodes:
- the LOC126632384 gene encoding uncharacterized protein LOC126632384 has translation MTSRDNPTPNGNATANGDHRPRVPPPPSSSSSNPHSSSNHHRYYPTRSSYSSSSSASFKGCCCCLFLLFSFLALLVLAVVLVIILAVKPKKPQFDLQQVGVQYMGINSPNPTATADPNQNPTSASLSLNIRMLFSAANPNKVGIKYGESRFTVMYRGIPLGKASIPGFYQDAHTVRQVVATIAVDRVNLLQADAADLVRDASLNDRVELRVLGDVGAKIRVLNFDSPGVQVSVDCAIVISPRKQSLTYKQCGFDGLSV, from the exons atgacatcaAGAGACAACCCAACCCCAAACGGAAACGCAACCGCAAACGGAGACCACAGACCCCGCGTCCCACCGCCGCCgtcgtcctcctcctcaaaCCCCCACAGCAGCAGCAACCACCACCGCTACTACCCGACGAGGTCGTCatactcctcctcctcttccgcTTCCTTCAAgggctgctgctgctgccttTTCTTACTCTTCTCCTTCCTAGCCCTCCTCGTCCTCGCCGTCGTCCTCGTCATCATCCTTGCCGTCAAGCCGAAGAAGCCGCAGTTTGATCTCCAGCAAGTCGGCGTCCAGTACATGGGCATCAACTCGCCCAATCCCACCGCAACCGCCGACCCCAACCAAAACCCTACCTCCGCCTCACTCTCCCTCAACATTCGCATGCTCTTCTCCGCTGCTAACCCCAACAAGGTCGGGATcaagtacggcgagtccaggttCACAGTCATGTACCGCGGGATCCCATTGGGCAAGGCCTCCATCCCCGGCTTCTACCAGGACGCCCACACTGTCCGCCAAGTCGTCGCCACCATCGCCGTCGATCGGGTCAATTTGCTCCAAGCCGACGCCGCCGATTTAGTCCGAGACGCTTCCCTCAACGACCGAGTCGAGCTCAGGGTCTTGGGTGACGTTGGCGCCAAGATCCGCGTCTTGAACTTCGATTCCCCTGGCGTTCAG GTGTCCGTGGATTGTGCAATTGTCATAAGTCCAAGGAAGCAGTCTCTCACATACAAGCAGTGTGGATTTGATGGATTGAGTGTGTAA
- the LOC126632385 gene encoding COP9 signalosome complex subunit 8-like, with protein sequence MDFSPLSDALASKSYGKLADICDQLMLQVAAEGVSFQDEWPYAIHLLALIYAGDINSVRFLWKSMPVTVKESNPEVIAAWKIGQKLWVRDYGGVYEAIRGYEWSQDAEGLVAAFSDLYTKKMFQLLQSAYSTISIQDTALFLGMSEDDVTTYVLHQGWVVDPASQMVTVKKHPIVTEQKLDASKLQSLTEYVFHLEH encoded by the exons ATGGATTTCTCTCCCCTTTCAGACGCCTTGGCCTCCAAATCCTATGGAAAGCTCGCCGATATCTGCGACCAACTCATGCTTCAG GTCGCAGCGGAGGGCGTTTCTTTTCAGGACGAATGGCCCTACGCCATTCATCTTCTCGCTCTCATATACGCTGGTGATAT CAATAGTGTGCGGTTTCTTTGGAAATCGATGCCTGTCACAGTCAAAGAGAGCAATCCAGAAGTCATTGCTGCTTGGAAAATTGGTCAGAAGTTGTGGGTGCGGGACTACGGGGGTGTGTATGAAGCTATTCGTGGATATGAATGGAGTCAGGATGCTGAAGGTCTTGTTGCAGCCTTCTCAG ATCTTTACACAAAGAAAATGTTTCAGCTCCTGCAGTCTGCTTATTCTACAATAAGCATCCAAGACACAGCTCTCTTCTTGGGAATGAGTGAGGATGATGTCACAACTT ATGTACTACATCAAGGTTGGGTTGTGGACCCTGCTTCACAAATGGTTACTGTGAAGAAGCACCCTATCGTCACGGAGCAGAAACTGGATGCGAGTAAATTGCAGAGCTTGACAGAATATGTATTCCATCTCGAGCATTGA